AATGTTGACCTTAAAGCTGCTGAAGGTCGTATTAAGGTGACACACGTACCTGCTTACTCTCCACATGCTGTTGCTGAGTATGCTGTAGCGCTGATGCTAAGTCTTAACCGTAAGATTTATCGTGCTGTGAACCGTACACGTGATGGAAATTTTACATTACATGGTTTGTTAGGCTTCGACATGTATGGTAAGACAGCAGGTGTTGTTGGTATGGGGCGTATTGCTAAAGAGCTTATCAAGATTCTTCACGGCTTTGGTATGAATATTATGGCATACGATCTCTATCCAGATCAAGAGTTTGCAAAGCAGTATAATGTGAAGGTTGTTCAACTTGACGAACTTTATGCGAATAGTGATATCATCTCCCTCCACTGCCCATTGACACCAGACACAAAGTTCCTTATCAATAAGGAAAGTATTGCGAAAATGAAGAAGGGTGTGATGATTATCAATACTGGTCGTGGTCAGCTTATCCACACAGAAGACCTTATCGAAGGCTTGCGTACAAAGCAGGTGGGTTCAGCTGGTCTTGACGTTTATGAAGAGGAGAAGGAGTACTTCTATGAGGATAAGAGCGACAAGATGATTGACGATGACGTATTGGCTCGCTTACTGATGGTTCCAAACGTTGTATTGACCTCTCATCAAGCATTCTTTACAAAGGAAGCGCTCTACAATATCGCTGTTTCAACCCTTAGCAGTGTAAAAGAACTATCAGAGGGTAAGGAACTTAGTTGCCAGGTGAAGTAAATATTAGAATCTTATAATCCTCATAAAGATTATAAGGTCAGTATTAGGTATATAATAAGGTGGATTGAAAGAAATATCTTTTTCAACCCACCTTTTTCTATGTATTTTCTTTGTTATTGTATCATATAAATAATATTTAACGCAAAAACCTTTGAAGTTACATTAGTTTCGTTTAATTTTGCGCACATAATTAACGAAATATTCAATATAAAACTTCTCTATTGGAGGCTTTAAAAGGCTTATAAACGAGGAGTATAATAAAGGATAACTATAGAATAAAATATACTTAATAAAAAACAAAGAGTTATGAAAAAGATTTTAGTTGTAGCAGCACTGATGCTTTCATCAGTATCTACATTCGCACAGCATGCAGTCGGTTCATTCAACCTTCAGCCAAAGGTTGGTGTTAGTATTGCTAATCTTACAGAGGTTAAGGGCTCAGACCCTCGTGTAGGTCTTGTATCTGGTGTTGAGGGTGAGTATCAGGCAAGTGACATCTTCTCTGTAAGTGCAGGTGTACTCTACTCTATGCAGGGTGCAAAAGCTAATTTCGCTAATTTAGTTGATGCAACAAACCGCCTTGATTACATTAACGTTCCTATCATGGCAAACGTTTATGTTGTTAAAGGTCTTGCTGTTAAATTGGGTGTTCAGCCTGGATTTAATGTTAGCAACAAAATTAAGGTAAATAATCTTGATGCAGTTGAAAATCCAGCAAAGGCACAGTCTGTAGATGTTTCTATCCCAGTAGGTCTTTCTTACGAATACAACAATTTCCAGCTTGATGCTCGTTACAATTGGGGTGTTAGCAAGGCTTTCAAATTGACTGATGCTAAGAACAGCGTATTCCAGATTACTTTGGGCTACAAGTTTGACTTGTAAATCATTAAAACAAATACTATATTGTTTTGAGGAGACCACAGGGTCTCCTCTTTTCGTTTGTACATTATCGTCCTCATAAACCCGAATCGGTCATTAGACACAAAATGTATTGTTCTCTTACTATGGTTTTGTTTCCTAACCGATTCGGGCTAAAACGATAATATTAGAGGGCTTTACTCCTAATTACTTCATGAAAAGACTTTGGATGGATTTTTATGTTTCTTATATAATAAAGGTGGACTTTCTTACTTGTAAAAACACTCTTTTAACCCAATAAATAAACCGCCAGAGAATAGAGAAAGTGGTCTTTTCTTATCCTATACACCTCTTTTTTATCCTCAACTAAGATAAAGTAATTTATGAAAATTGTATGAAAATACAATATTTTTTCGTACCTTTGCAGCACACTTAGGATAATAAATAGCAAAAATTAGTATGTCATATCAATTTTCAAAGTACGAAACACACTATCGTAACCTTACTTATTTAGGCGTTCCAATCATTATCGGACAATTAGGAAACCTTATTCTTAACTTTGCCGATACACTTATGATTGGACATCATAGTACAGAAGAATTGGCTGCAGCGGCATTTGTCAACAATATGTTTACGTTAGTCATTATTTTTGCTATTGGCTTTACATATGCTATTACAGCACTTGTTGGTATTCTGTATGGACAGGATAAGACGCATCGTATTGGTGAAGTAATGAAGAGTGCTGCTGCAGCTAACACCTGTATGGCAATACTTTTATCTGCCATTATGATTGTTCTGTACTTGAACATTCACCGTTTGGGACAGCCAGAAGAGTTATTACCACTCATACGACCTTACTTCCTTATCCAACTTGTATCTCTCCCATTTGTATGTTGGTTTAATACTTTCCGCCAGTTCACCGATGGTATCACTGACACAAAGGTGGCAATGTGGATTCTTGTTGCAGGAAATGTAATGAATATCTTTGGTAACTGGGTACTTATCTATGGTCATTTAGGACTTCCAGAGATGGGATTGGTTGGTGCAGGACTATCTACAATGATTTCACGTATTGTGATGGCTTTCATTATGGTAGGCATCTTCTTCTTTAGTAGGAAATATAAAGAATACAAGAAGGGATGGAGCTTGGGCCAGGTGAAATATGCAGACTTCAAGCAGATTACAGTTCTTGGTATTCCTTTAGCATTACAAATGGGTATGGAAACTGCTGCCTTTAGCCTTTCAAGCTTGATGGTTGGCTGGTTCGGTACAGAATCCTTAGCGGCTCATCAGGTTATGTTGACGATTTCACAGTTAGGCTACATGATCTACTATGGCTTGGCAGCAGCGGTAGCAGTACGCATTAGTAACTTCATGGGACAACGTGACTATCTTGCTGTAAGACGAACAGCAACGGCAGGAATACATTTGGTTTTCTTGCTTGCCATACTCACTTCTGTGCCAATCTTTATTTGCCGTCATATCATCGGTGGTCTTTTCACTGATAACGTAAACGTTATTTCAATGGTTTCTATGACGATTATTCCATTTATGATTTATCAGTTTGGTGATGGCTTGCAGTGTAATTATGCCAACGCAATGCGTGGTACAGCTAATATTCGTCCATTAATTTGGATTGCGTTTGTTTCTTTCTTCATCGTATCTCTACCTTTAGGCTATCTCTTTGGAGTCGTTATGAACTATCAGCTGGTCGGTGTCTGGTTTGCCTTCCCATTTGGTTTAACACTGTCAGGCATACTTTACTATATCTACTATCAGAAGGGATTGAACAAGATAGAGTCTGGAGCAAAGATATAATTCATAATTATGATTACTACTACACTTCATAAGTATGATTATCATTATTTGCTATTCTTAAAATATGACCTTGATAATAGATTAAGAGCAATATAACTTCAAAAGGCGATAATAAGTAATGACATTAATTCATCAACTTATTATCGCCTTTTGAAGTATCCCTCTGCAATATTCGAGGTAAAAATTAGATAGAAATCTACTCTTTATAATTGATTGCCTCCATGAATCGCTTGATAACCTCTGGCTTACCCGTATGCTTACCTTTATCTTCAGAGATCTTACAGGTCTCGTTATAGAACGGCCATGACTCCGTAATCTTTACAGCGACCAACTTAATAACAATGTTCATTGGCTTTACATGTGGGAAATCATTGGTGAAGTGAGTACCAATGCCAAATGAAGGCTTCACTCGATTCTCAGCATAACGCTGTATCTCAATAGCCTTATCCGTATCTAAAGCATTTGAGAATAGCACCTGCTTATCACGTGCATCAATACCGAAAGAATTATATTTTGCAATAATCTTCTCTAACTGCTCAAAGTTATCACCAGAGTCTATGCGCAACCCCTTGAACTGATTAGCAAAGTCTTCAGAGAAGTTATAAGAAAATATATCCCACCCAAAGGAATCGTAAAGGTAAGTTCCCAAAGCACCTCGATAAGTCCTACGCCATGCTTCCATGGCCATATAGTTTGCCATCTGAGGGCCAAACATACCGCCAATAGCACAAATAAACTCATGCGCCATCGTACCAACAGGCATAAGATTATACTTCATGGCAAGGTGAATATTGCTGGTGCCGACAAAGCGTCCTTTCCATTCGCGACTGTCATAACAGTCCTTCATAGCACGAACAGCAGTATCCTCTGCTGTAAGGCTGGCACGGCGACGTGTACCAAAGTCTGAGAATACACATCCAGCCTCAAGTAATCGCTCTGTCTTATGGTAAGTCTTATCGTAAAGTTCTTGATAATCAAACTCCTGAGCTTGGTCGTTAAACATATAGAATAGCTCTGAAATGATGGCAAGAACCTTTACCTCTAACAGAATAGTATCAGCCCATAATCCTTCAAACTCAATATGAAGATGCCCATCCTCATCCTGCCATACCTTCACCCACTCACGTGAAAAGCGAAAGCCGCGAAGGTATGTCAAGAACCATTCTGGAAGATAATTGCACTTCTGTCGAAGAAAGTTTATTTCTTCGTCGGTAATAACAACCGTCTCAAGTAACTCTATTTGATGTTCCACTTCACGTGCAAAACCTTCTGGGTAGACCGTATCGTCACGGTCAACAAACTGATAGCAAACATGTGCACGTGGATAATTGTCAATGACAGCGCAGCACATTGTAAGCTTATAAAGGTCATCGTCTGTAAAGTGATTAATAATCTGTCTCATCTTATTATTGTTGAATTCAGTCGTCAAAAGTATAAAAAAGATATGGAAGAACAAAGGATTTTGTCAAAAATATGACTTAATGATAATATCAAGAGAAGCTATATGAGTAAAACAAAATCGGTTCATTAGAATTAAGAAATAACCTTCTAATGAACCGATTTGGAGTAAAGTCTTTTAATTTAAGTTATATGTATGTACACTCACACCTTGCGCTGACGGCAGATAATTAATTCCCCACCAGCACATCTGCAGTAAGATGAAGGCTATAATGAGTACCCATAAGGCTGGGCGAACAATGCGAGGACGATACTGACGATAGTGAACATAGACCAAATAAGCAAGCCAAGTAATAGCAGCCCATGTCTCCTTTGGGTCCCATGACCAATAATGTCCCCATGCCTCTTTTGCCCACAAAGCACCCATAAGCATACCAAGTGTCATAAATGATAGTCCAACGTAGGCAAGATTGTCAGTTATCTCCATCTCTTTATCTGTATCAGTTCCCTTCTTAAAGAAAAGAAGATAGACCGACATGACTACTGCTGCACCCAAAAGTGCGTATGCCATCATATACACAATTACATGAGGAGCAAACCATGGACTCTGCAAGGCAGGCATAAGCGTCTTGGAATGAATCTCAGGCTTGAAGATATTAACACATACAAACACTGTTGCAAGAAGTGTTGAGAAGCTCAATATCCATTTATACTGCCAACGACTAAAGACAATAATACCTGCCAAAGGAAGGAAAAAACTATACCATAAACGCGTTTCTCCCATCGTTCGAAGTGGTGGACGTTCCAATGTTATCCACATAATGAGAATGTAGGAAAAGAAGATTACAAGTCCAAGACCTGTTGCGCCAAACGCTAAGATACGACGGTTACGCCATGCAGCCCATGCACCTATAGCCCATAAAACTACTGATACAACTGCAAATATGATAAAATAACTCCAAATCATAGCTTAACCTCCTTCTTACGACTTGCTGTCAAGAACATTCCAACAGCTCCAAATAACAACATGAATATACCTACATAGACAACTGGCATCCAAGGGTCTGTTACAATCTCAAAGATACTTAGATTACTCCACTTGCCCATTTGTTCATTATAACTTAACTGATAGATTTTCCATCCATCAATACTAAAAGGTTTGTTAACCTCTATCTCGGTGTGAATATTCTTTCCATCCTGTGTATAGATGTCAACAAGTGAAGCGAAACGACGTGGCTCACGATTTGGCATAACCAATCTTCTACCATCACTAAGTTTCAAAGACTGATAAGGGAAAAGATAGCTTCCACAAGTGAGCCAACCAGTGTAGCTATGCTGCACACCCTTGTAGGGTGCATTGCCAGTAGTGACCTTCACCAATATCGCACAAGCAGTACCTGTTGCATCCGAAGCTATATAGCCATCCTTATTACGTGCCTGTCCTAAAGAGTCCATACGGATATTGCCCATCATACCACCAGGTATCTTACCCACCATCTTACTAAGCATAACTGGCATAGCATTATCAATGCGCTTGAGAACCTCAATCTTACAATCTAACAGTTGACCAGACTTTACATTCTTATCTAAAAGAATATTCTCTGGCTTTCCTTTAGGAAGCGGAAGTCCCATATTGTCAATAAGCATGAGCTTAGGTGGATATTCATCAATGGTAAACTTCTCCAGCTGTATTGCCACAGGGAGGTGATGAACAGCACTAAAAGCATCAAGACCACGCCACTCAACCTGTCCTTGCTCGCAAAACATCTTTACTCGAAGCATATCTGCACTACCAAGTGTACCGCATGTAAGAACAAGGAACAGTCCGACATGACTCGTTAGTGTTGGCAAGCGACGCCAAGAGAAATGTGCTATTTGATTCAAAGTGACTTCACCAACAATGGCTGTCATCCATAGGTAAACAAGGATAAACGGCCAGAAATTAAGCATCTTTGTTAGACCAAGTGGGTCAATGGGAGCTTTCCCCTCTGCCACTTGTTTGGTAAGTCCCATAAGAAGAGTGAGTATTGCAGCTGTAGCAATAGCTGGAATCGCCGCTTGCATGGTTGACATGAAACGACAGAAATAAGACCGCTTACGAAGTGCATAGACTATGATAAGTGCCAATACGAGTAAGATTAATGTAATAATGTTGGCTGGCCAAGCAAAGATACCCCACTCTAAGGGACCTATTGTTACCTGTAATAATCCACCTGTAACCAATAAACCAACGACTATTGCTGTACCTTCTCTAAGTGTATAAGGTTTATTCCACATAGTAAAAGAGGCTCTCCCCCACTATTAATAAGGTCTTGAAAAACTTTATTTTATGTTTGTGAAGTACGAGCAGATAAATGATTTCGTTTTGATATATAAAATATTAGGATACAAGAATATTCTTCAAATAGAATATTCCTATTTTACTGAACAAGATTCCTCCCCTAATGGGAAGGAATCCTGGGTGTAGTTTGTTTACATCGGTTTAGTTATAAACCGCTTATTCTTGCGTGCCTGCTCTATCCACTTCGGAACGATAGTGTCAAGGAACTGCTTCTTTTGTGCATTAAGCTTAGTCATATCTAAGCCAATGTAAGACTGTGCCTTAGCCTTAGTAGAAACGTCAGGAAGAGGAATCTGTCCTGTAAAGCCGTGACGAGCAACTACACGTGCGATCTGTAAGCGTGCATCCTTTGCATATTCCATTGCACTTCCAAGGAGTCGCATTACTTCTTGTGGAGCATGGAAAGCAGCACCGTGGCTGGCAACGGCATAGTCCCAACGCCACTGACCCTTACGAAGATCTTTCAAAACAGGCTCCATCTCAGCCTCAGTTGCACCCTTTTCCCATGCAAATTTAGCTTCAATATGTGCTGCAGCAAGTTCTCTTTCGACATGAGTACGGAAGTCATAAATCTTCTGTTGACGCTCATATACATTCTGACGAAGTGTTTCAGCATCTTGACGGTGACAAGTCTGGCAAGTACGACTGATGTTTGCTAATGGACTTGTAATATGATGATCTGTATATTTCACACCACCCTCAGAGATGTAAGGCATATGACAATCAGCACATGAAACACCACGCTGTCCATGGATTCCCTGTAAATACAATTCATAACCAGGGTGCTGTGCCTTTAGAATCTTCGCCTTTGATAATGGATTAATGTAATCATAGAAGCCAATACTATCGTAGTATTCCTCTGCTGCCTCACACGTCATACCCTTTTCTTGAGGGAAATGTAGATAGTTGCCATTCTCTTTCTCGAAGTAGTATTCCGTGTGGCACTGTGCGCAGACCAGGCTACGCATCTCTTGATGGCTGGCTTTTCTCACGTCTTTACCGACACGAGCCCATGCCTCATAGAGAGCAGGACGAGCGGGACGAAGTTCCATCGTCCTTGCATCATGGCAGTCAGAGCAACCGACGGTGTTCATGACCTCTGGTCCCCAGTCGCTCCACTTGGCAGCATAGAATTTATCAGTTCCTTTCTCACGCATTAGACGTGGAACATCAGGACCCTTGCAGGTCCAACAGGTTCCTGGCTGTATGTCATCTTGTCCATCAACACCTGGACTTCCTGTACGCATAATCTTACGTAAGTCATCAATACAATGACGGTGTCCACGTGGTGTATTATACCCTCTTGAGAAAGAATAGCCAGCCCATAGGATAACCATTTCGGGTCTCTCTGCCAGTACATCTACTTCCTGGGAAGAATTGTACTTACTCACGAAACTTGTGTCTTCTGTCATTGCCCACGTCTCATATTCACGTGGGAAATCAGCTGCAAATTTCTCATTCTGAGATACAATGGAGTCAGTCATCGGTGTACGTCTGTTGTTGAACACACTTACAACCTCAGCTCTTCTTTCAAGCATTGAAGAACAGAGCAGTCCAAGAATGAACACGAGAACCATTGCTCCTCCAAAGAGTAGCCAGCCTTGCCATTTCTTTAATGTCTTTGCCATAATTATCGATTTTTAGTTCTTATTTTTTCTTTCCTAACACTTTTTGCAACCAATCTGGAACAGGAGAAGGTGGCATTGGTTCCACATATTCTGCACCAGGGGTGCTTGAGAGAGAATTCATCTTCATGTGTGCTACATCACGATGACAATCCCAGCAGGCTTTACCTTCACCACGCTGAGCCTCCATGTAATCTATTCTGCCTGTATTTACAAACTCTTGATTTAATTGTTTATGGCAGCGGATGCAGTTATCCATTATCACTTCTGCCGATGCTGATTCTGCCTGAATAGTTTGCGATTCATTAAATGTAACAAAATAAGCTACATGCTTCATACCATCCATACCTTTAAAAGCATAGTGTGCAGCAACGTTATCATTAGGAACGTGACAATCGTTACATGTGGTGTTACGAGCATGTGCAGAGTGTGACCACGTAGCATAATAAGGTGACATGATATGGCAATTAATACATGCCGCTGGGTCATCACCTATTATATAGGTATGCATACGTAGAAGATAAAAGAATAACCCTGTTAATCCTACTATCACACCGCACAAAATAGATAATGTAACCTTTTGCCGATATGAGATGCATGATAGAAACTTATCTATCATACTTTTCAATTTGGTAGGTATGGTTTTTAGTTTCATAGGATTTATATCTTGTTTCGTGCACAAAGATATGTATTATTTTTCATTAGACAAGTAAAGAAAAAAGAAAAAATCATCATAAATTATGATTTAGACTAAATCTAATATATTTTTATCGTGAAGAAAAGAATTTATGTCCATGACAAGAATTACTTATTTCCATGAAGAGAAATGTTTTTTGGGTTCTTCTGTTAAATGTGTAGACGCTTTTCGTATTGCTATAAAGGAAAAAACGAAGTTACTCATTAAACAAAAACATGGCTTAGGCAGTCAACATTCTATCCATTTATCATCCACTTCATTGAAAACCTTTCCATTTTAAGACTTCGATAATCAATAGACAATAGATTGAAAAATCATTACATAACTTCAAGCAAGACATCTATAAATAACGGCAAAAACACATACAAAATATAGGTTTGTAACCATAAGGAAATCAATTAGTTACAAAGTAGTAAAGTAAAAGGTGCTTAATAAGACATCAAAAGGGCATTAGTAAGGAGCTTAAAGGGCACCTTTTGCAAGTCAATTAGGCGTCTTTAAGAAGCCAAAAGAGCATGTCTTGGCTTTGACCCACACGAAAATAATTTACAAACTTCTATTAATAAGGGAGTAAGTTGTTTATAAAAGACAGATAGACATCGCACCTAATCATATTTGTCATGTAGTTTATCCCCCTTTCTAAAACCCTCTAATTGGGGGTAATCATACCATGTATATGGATTAATCTCATTCTATTAACAATCTACGCATTTAACTGAAGAACCTTTTTTTATGAAAATAATTCGATATAGTACTTGTATAAAGAATAATACCATAGTGTAATAAACATGTAAAAAGAATTACAAGACAGCTTTTATACTATTATTCAAGCACAATGTTTTTAACTTTTTTTCATTACTATATAGTAGTTATATCATTTAAAAATAGTAACTTTGTGCGAATTTAATCAGTAAGTTGTGACTAAAGATATAGTCAAAAAAAGAGTTCGAGACATTCTGGATGAATACCTCGAAGCTAACAATCATCGCAAGACTTCAGAGCGATATGCCATCTTGGATGCGGTCTATGACATGGGAGAACATTTCTCCTTAGATGAATTAGGTGCAGCACTTGAAAAGAATAATTTTCGAGTTTCGCGTGCCACACTTTACAATACGATGCGTCTTTTCATCGAATTACGTCTCGTAGTCAGACATCGTTTTATCGGTCAAACCAAGTATGAGGCATGCTATAACAATGAAGATCATATCCATCAGATCTGTACGCTATGCGGAACAGTGACAGAGGTTGATTCCCCAGAGATTGCGGATGCTATAAAGAACACAAAGTTCCACCGCTTTCGCCGAGATGGTTTCTCCTTATATATATATGGCATATGCTCACGCTGCCAAGCTGCCTTGTCGCGTCAGAGAAGCAAGTTTCTTACACAGAAACAAGTAAAAAACTCACATAAAAGCAAATGAACACAGGTAAAGTAGACGTCCTGTTGGGTCTCCAATGGGGTGATGAAGGAAAAGGTAAGGTTGTAGACGTGCTCACACCACGCTACGATGTAGTAGCTCGTTTCCAAGGAGGTCCGAACGCAGGACATACTCTTGAGTTCGAAGGTCAGAAATACGTGCTGCGTTCTATACCATCAGGCATCTTCCAAGGTGGCAAAGTTAACATCATTGGTAATGGAGTTGTATTAGCTCCAGATCTCTTTATGGGTGAAGCAAAAGACCTTGAGAAGAGTGGACATCCTCTAAAGGAGCGTCTACATATCTCAAAGAAAGCCCACCTTATCATGCCAACACATCGTATCCTCGACCGCGCTTACGAAGCAGCAAAGGGTAAAGACAAGGTTGGAACTACTGGTAAGGGTATTGGTCCTACTTATACTGATAAGATCAGTCGAAATGGTTTACGTGTTGGTGATATCCTCTGCGACTTCGAACAAAAGTATGCTACTCATAAGGAGCGTCATATGAAAATGCTTGCAGCACTTGGTTGGACAGACTTTGAGGGCTTAGAAGAGACCGAGAAGCTTTGGATGGAAGGCATAGCATATATGAAGGAGTTTAAGTTTGTTGATTCTGAAAATGAAATTAACCACCTCCTTCGTGAAAGTAAACATATTCTTTGCGAAGGTGCACAAGGAACAATGCTGGACGTAGACTTTGGTTCTTATCCTTTCGTAACTTCATCAAATACAATTTGCGCAGGTGCTTGTACAGGACTTGGTATTGGCCCTAATAAGGTGGGCAATGTCTATGGTATTATGAAGGCCTACTGTACTCGTGTCGGCTCTGGTCCATTCCCAACAGAATTATTTGACGAGACAGGAAAGACCATTCGTGATCTCGGCCATGAGTATGGAGCTGTTACCGGACGTGAGCGTCGTTGTGGTTGGATTGACCTTGTTCAGCTTCGCTACTCTGTAATGGTAAATGGTGTAACTGAGCTTATTATGATGAAGAGCGATGTTCTTGATAGCTTCGAAACCATCAAGGCATGCGTTGCATACGAGTTACCAGATGGTACAGAAACAAAGGACTTCCCTTACGAGATTGATAACGTGAAACCAATCTACAAGGATTTCCGTGGTTGGAAGAAAGATATGACAAAATGTAAGTCACAGGATGAATTCCCAGAGGAGTTCCGTGAGTATGTAGCTTTCCTTGAGAACTATCTTGAGACTCGCATTGGTATTATCTCTGTTGGTCCTGACCGCGAGCAGACAATCGTTTTATAATCCCGTTTAGGCTGTGAATGGCGGCTATAAGCATTCTAAAAGCTTATATTCGTTTCTCACAGCCTAATATATTTTATTCGTAAAACATAAATACAAGACAAATGGCAAACAAACCTTCCATCCCAAAGGGTACCCGCGACTTCGGTCCAGATGAGATGGCAAAACGAAATTACATATTTGATACCATCAAGCGTGTTTACGCTCTCTATGGCTTTCAGCAGATAGAGACACCTTCTATGGAGACCTTACAGACGCTGATGGGCAAGTATGGTGAAGAAGGAGATAAACTTCTCTTTAAGATTCTGAATTCAGGAGATTACTTGAAGGCTGTTAGCGATGAGGAACTTAAGGAGCGCAATACACTTAAGATGCAGACAAAACTCTGCGAAAAGGGATTGCGTTATGACCTTACAGTACCTTTTGCTCGCTACGTGGTGATGCATCGTGATGAGTTGCAGTTACCTTTCAAGCGTTACCAAATACAGCCAGTATGGCGTGCAGACCGTCCACAGAAGGGCCGTTATCGTGAGTTCTATCAGTGTGATGCCGATGTAGTAGGCTCTGACTCATTATTAAACGAGGTGGAGTTAATGCAGATCATTGACACTGTATTTACAGAGTTTGGCATTCGCGTACAGATAAAGATTAACAATAGAAAGATTCTCACAGGTATAGCTGAAGTAATTGGTGAGAAGGATAAGATTGTTGACATCACAGTTGCTATCGACAAACTTGATAAGATAGGACTTGATAATGTAAACGAAGAACTGCGTAATAACGGAATCTCTGAAGAAGCAATAGAGAAGTTGCAACCTATCATTAAGTTAGAAGGAACCAATGAAGAGAAACTTGATGTTATTGCAGAAGTCTTGAAGGAGAGTGAAACTGGACTAAAAGGTGTTGAAGAAACGCGTTTTATCCTTGAAACATTGAAAGGCTCTGGACTAAACAATGAGATACAGCTCGACCTTACTTTGGCACGTGGATTGAACTATTACACAGGTGCTATCTTTGAGGTTAAGGCCCTTGATGTACAGATTGGTTCTATCACAGGTGGTGGACGTTATGACAACTTAACTGGTATCTTTGGTATGCCAGGTATCTCTGGTGTCGGAATTAGCTTTGGTGCTGACCGCATTTATGATGTTCTTAATACGCTCGACCTCTATCCAAAGGAGAGCGTACAGGGTACACAGCTTCTCTTTATTAACTTCGGAGAGA
The Prevotella melaninogenica DNA segment above includes these coding regions:
- the nrfA gene encoding ammonia-forming cytochrome c nitrite reductase, with the translated sequence MAKTLKKWQGWLLFGGAMVLVFILGLLCSSMLERRAEVVSVFNNRRTPMTDSIVSQNEKFAADFPREYETWAMTEDTSFVSKYNSSQEVDVLAERPEMVILWAGYSFSRGYNTPRGHRHCIDDLRKIMRTGSPGVDGQDDIQPGTCWTCKGPDVPRLMREKGTDKFYAAKWSDWGPEVMNTVGCSDCHDARTMELRPARPALYEAWARVGKDVRKASHQEMRSLVCAQCHTEYYFEKENGNYLHFPQEKGMTCEAAEEYYDSIGFYDYINPLSKAKILKAQHPGYELYLQGIHGQRGVSCADCHMPYISEGGVKYTDHHITSPLANISRTCQTCHRQDAETLRQNVYERQQKIYDFRTHVERELAAAHIEAKFAWEKGATEAEMEPVLKDLRKGQWRWDYAVASHGAAFHAPQEVMRLLGSAMEYAKDARLQIARVVARHGFTGQIPLPDVSTKAKAQSYIGLDMTKLNAQKKQFLDTIVPKWIEQARKNKRFITKPM
- the nrfH gene encoding cytochrome c nitrite reductase small subunit, translated to MKLKTIPTKLKSMIDKFLSCISYRQKVTLSILCGVIVGLTGLFFYLLRMHTYIIGDDPAACINCHIMSPYYATWSHSAHARNTTCNDCHVPNDNVAAHYAFKGMDGMKHVAYFVTFNESQTIQAESASAEVIMDNCIRCHKQLNQEFVNTGRIDYMEAQRGEGKACWDCHRDVAHMKMNSLSSTPGAEYVEPMPPSPVPDWLQKVLGKKK
- a CDS encoding Fur family transcriptional regulator, with product MTKDIVKKRVRDILDEYLEANNHRKTSERYAILDAVYDMGEHFSLDELGAALEKNNFRVSRATLYNTMRLFIELRLVVRHRFIGQTKYEACYNNEDHIHQICTLCGTVTEVDSPEIADAIKNTKFHRFRRDGFSLYIYGICSRCQAALSRQRSKFLTQKQVKNSHKSK
- a CDS encoding adenylosuccinate synthase translates to MNTGKVDVLLGLQWGDEGKGKVVDVLTPRYDVVARFQGGPNAGHTLEFEGQKYVLRSIPSGIFQGGKVNIIGNGVVLAPDLFMGEAKDLEKSGHPLKERLHISKKAHLIMPTHRILDRAYEAAKGKDKVGTTGKGIGPTYTDKISRNGLRVGDILCDFEQKYATHKERHMKMLAALGWTDFEGLEETEKLWMEGIAYMKEFKFVDSENEINHLLRESKHILCEGAQGTMLDVDFGSYPFVTSSNTICAGACTGLGIGPNKVGNVYGIMKAYCTRVGSGPFPTELFDETGKTIRDLGHEYGAVTGRERRCGWIDLVQLRYSVMVNGVTELIMMKSDVLDSFETIKACVAYELPDGTETKDFPYEIDNVKPIYKDFRGWKKDMTKCKSQDEFPEEFREYVAFLENYLETRIGIISVGPDREQTIVL
- the hisS gene encoding histidine--tRNA ligase gives rise to the protein MANKPSIPKGTRDFGPDEMAKRNYIFDTIKRVYALYGFQQIETPSMETLQTLMGKYGEEGDKLLFKILNSGDYLKAVSDEELKERNTLKMQTKLCEKGLRYDLTVPFARYVVMHRDELQLPFKRYQIQPVWRADRPQKGRYREFYQCDADVVGSDSLLNEVELMQIIDTVFTEFGIRVQIKINNRKILTGIAEVIGEKDKIVDITVAIDKLDKIGLDNVNEELRNNGISEEAIEKLQPIIKLEGTNEEKLDVIAEVLKESETGLKGVEETRFILETLKGSGLNNEIQLDLTLARGLNYYTGAIFEVKALDVQIGSITGGGRYDNLTGIFGMPGISGVGISFGADRIYDVLNTLDLYPKESVQGTQLLFINFGEKETAYCLPIVAAARRAGIRTEMFPDKAKMKKQMSYANAKNIGFVALAGETEMQEGKIILKNMTTGEQELVKPEEIISRF